The genomic segment CAACCTAATTTAGATGCACGACACGGTGTTGAGTCAACGGCAGAGACTGACAACTAGGTACTAAATGGGATTGGTGCGGCCCCAAATTAAGCACCGCTGAATTAGCCAACCGAAGAACGCTCgacaaaaaagcaaactCTATAGCTTCTAGACTTTTCTAGAACTCTTCTGGAATTCTTTATCCGTTGTTGCACCTTCCGGTTGGTTGGATCCAACTAATCCATGCTGTGAAAGTTTCCAATTAATCCAATCTAGGGTTAAGTGGGTTGAGTTGGTTGGAAGGACACCCTGTCCTTAGCTATAGAGATATCATTTAATAACTAccttttctttgctatataAATATAAACTTGTTAGAACGGTATAGTACAGTAATAGCAGCTAGACTATAATTGGCCTAAGTTTACTGTACATAAATAGCTCTCTGTTATAGATATTTCGACAATAATTTCTAGACCCTGGGATTTTTACGGTAAGTTTCCCGCACTAATAGCGGCATGCGAGGATCGTCTGGGATTCGCAGGTGGAGAGTAAGTGCCAGTTATGCCGGAATAGCTTGTTAAGGTTAAATTATAGAGGCGCTTGCCAGCCACGTGGGCGTCATGGGGATGAGCTAGAATCTGGACGCATGACATGACCGATGCGCACTATGCATATTAATACCACAAATCCTATACAGTAACTGCGGGTTTGAGGGCACCGGTAGTTTAATTGCGGGGTGACACATATCCACGGGAGATTGCCGTCAGCTGTCAGGCCAGAATGCTCCCATATTTCGTTGACTGCTTCTGAAGCGAACGAATCAGCGGTAGGCGCATGACCCCAGGCAACAGGCTTACCACAGTGAGAGATGACTTCGACCAGGAAATGCAGGGGAGCTTGCAGTTACGGGGGTCCGACCCCATGGGGATGAACTAGAATCTGGACCCATGAACTTGGGGCTAATCGCGCCATTGGCGCCATTTTAGTCGCCCAGCCGTATGCGCACCACCCTTGGGAGCCGAGGATGGCTTCTAGAACGTAATGGTGCAGTAAACCCATTGCCTGGGGGTACATCTGCTGATTGCTAATTCGTTCGCTTATGACGCAGGTCAGAGCGCTGCCAAGAAATAAATGAATTTGGATCCTGGCGATTAACAAGCATGAGCGGCACTTGTTCAGTGACCGGAGCGGCAAATGCCGGTCATGCAAAAGATGGCATAGCCACTATCACTTCACTATTGGGCGACAATTAAACTTGAATCATGCCCATACTTCCACTGGTTCCTCAAGGATGCATTAATTCCGCCATATACCATTGCGCGCTAACAGCCATGTGGTGGTTAGTTGCTTGTGAAGACTTGATTGGTGCGAATGATTCAGATTCGCTATTCTTCTGTCAGCCACTTTTGCATACGAAGGGTCCACGCACAAGCAGAGTACGACttcaaggcagccaacagcaagcaaagcTGGCAAGACCGTTTGATAGATAGACACGCTACAAAGTATAAGAACATCTGTATCCCCTGCTTTACCTTATTCTGGTACCACTGGTCAGAACTCACAGCATCTCCAGTCTAACTCTACCAGATCTTTCCACAAACATGCTGTCAAACTACCTCGGCCACTCTCTTGTTGCAGTTTTCCTGGTTCGGGTCGCCGACGCCAGTTTCTTCCAGGACCAAAATTCCAAATTCCCCGACAGTACGGTTGGGAGAACACCAGCCCTCGGCTGGAATAGCTGGGTATGAGAAGCTAGTTCCCCTCAAGTTAATCACATGTTTACATTGATCCAGAATACATTCAAATGCGCTGGGGCCACTGCTACAAACGCTCTTGCTGTGGCCGACGGATTTGTAGAACTGGGCCTCAAGGACGTCGGATATACCTACGTGAACATCGATGACTGCTGGTCGGCCAAGAGTCGTACAGCTGGCCAGCTCGTCCCTGACCCTGACAAGTGGCCCAACGGTATCAAGGCAGTTGTCGATAAGATTCACGAGAAGGGCTTGAAGTTTGGGCTGTACGGTGACTCGGGTACTAAAACCTGTGCAGGATACCCTGGCTCTAAGGGGTTCGAATTTGAAGACGCTCAGACTCTGGCAAGCTGGGGCGTAGATTATTGGAAATACGACAACTGTTACACCCCTTGCACTTCTTCGCAGGCTTCCTGCGGGGGGGGACGACCGATTGGTAACTCAAGAGAATGGTACGAGCCGATGCGAAATGCGTTCCTCAATATCTCACGTCCTATCTTATTTTCCGTTTGCCAGTGGGGACGCGACAATGTCTGGACGTGGGGTGCGAACTACGGCAATTCGTGGAGAATGTCTAGCGACATCAGTCCTACCTGGGATTCAGTCGCCAAAATTGCCCGTATGGCCGGGAGCATCTCCCAGTATGCAGGTCCCGGAGGATTCAATGATCTTGACATGTTGGTGAGTCAAACACCAATCCACTCAGCCGAGCAGGCTGCTTGGGAAGAAAGCCTGACATTTGAGCGCAGGAAATCGGCAATGGCGAACTTACCGTCGCCGAACAGCGGGCTCACTTCGGCATCTgggccattgccaagtcaCCCCTTATCCTCGGCTGCGACCTTTCTAAAATTTCTCCAAAATCCTTGGCTatcatcaagaacaaggtcTGATCTATAGTATCAAAGCAATACATCACAGCCACTGACCATTCCCACAGGGTATCATTTCCATCAACCAAGACCCGCTCGGCAAAGCTGCCGGGTACTTTATTCCCACCGGAAAGAGGCCTCCTCGGTCGGGTGAACTGTACCCATattggtctggtcttctCAGTGACGGTGTCGTCATCGGTCTTGTGGCAGCTAATGGCGCCGAGACTTTGTCCGTTAATTTTACAGACGTCCCGGGTCTTGGGGCAGGGGCCTATGACTGGATTGAGTATTACAGTGGAAAGACTGGCACGAGCACTAGCGTGTCATTCAGCTTAGACAGCCATGATATGGCCGTTGTTAAAGTCAACACCGCTAGGGTTATaacggaccagacatgccAACACAATAATGATGCTGGTAGGTGGAAAAGTGAACTAAAACCCAGTGACCGACTTAGAGAGCTCTGCTCTAGCGGCGGCGGTTGCTATCGAGCCGAAAAAGGCTACATGTGTGTTACTGGTGACCTTAATCAGTGCGACCGCGCCGTTAATTCCGCCAGGGAGTGGGAGAGCCAGCACGGAGATTGGTGGCTTTGGTCTATAGTTAGTTGTGGTGGTCTTAGAGTTACCATCACGGAATAAGTATAATAGTATTGTGAGCTACACTGATACTATAGACCTAGCCCTGCTAGGTTTAGAGTTTTAGCGTTAACGCTAGATTAGCTGCTATTGTTGGATTAATTTCGCTTAAGTTGCTTTGCAACTTAAATATgcaagcttgagcttgcctTTCTCTATTCCTTAGCTTGCGGTAGATAACTTACTATGCTTTAATATCTATACTAGCTAAAGTTCTTAACTAAAGAGATAAACCTTTTTGTCTGTCCATTCTTCTTTCTATTGCTCTACTGTGCAAGAGGTACTATATAATTCATTAAACTACACACACTCTCCTCCTATATCTATAGAGGTATCTACCTTATAGATAGATAGCTATATACAGAATTTATAATTTTACATTAATTAATCTTCCAAAAATTCCCGCAGCGCTGTAGCGCTGCCGTGGCAATAATAGTGTAACAGGCTGAGCTCGTTACAATATACCTCTTCTCTCCAGTGGTTATAGTGAGGGAACAGTCTACTTACTACCCTTCGGAGTCTTCTGGAATCCTACCAAATTCTTCTTCGTATCGTGCTAGCGCCTACTGCACCAACGCGTCGCCCAAATCGTCCAAAAGTTGGTGACGGTTGGAGTTTTCTCCACTTTTCCACTTCCCATCAACAACCGGGGTCTTGCCTCATTTGGCAGCTTATTTCCCATAATCATGTACTTTTCGTCCGTGCACGCGTCTCCCGCGTCTGTCTTGCGGGAAAGGGGGTCTTCATGTCTGGGGGAGCACCTCGTTATCCTTGAATTTATTGTGGATATGTGGATTCGTAGTGTTTCTTGTTCTCGGACTTAGGGTGCTAA from the Pochonia chlamydosporia 170 chromosome 6, whole genome shotgun sequence genome contains:
- a CDS encoding alpha-galactosidase (similar to Magnaporthe oryzae 70-15 XP_003717526.1), whose protein sequence is MLSNYLGHSLVAVFLVRVADASFFQDQNSKFPDSTVGRTPALGWNSWNTFKCAGATATNALAVADGFVELGLKDVGYTYVNIDDCWSAKSRTAGQLVPDPDKWPNGIKAVVDKIHEKGLKFGLYGDSGTKTCAGYPGSKGFEFEDAQTLASWGVDYWKYDNCYTPCTSSQASCGGGRPIGNSREWYEPMRNAFLNISRPILFSVCQWGRDNVWTWGANYGNSWRMSSDISPTWDSVAKIARMAGSISQYAGPGGFNDLDMLEIGNGELTVAEQRAHFGIWAIAKSPLILGCDLSKISPKSLAIIKNKGIISINQDPLGKAAGYFIPTGKRPPRSGELYPYWSGLLSDGVVIGLVAANGAETLSVNFTDVPGLGAGAYDWIEYYSGKTGTSTSVSFSLDSHDMAVVKVNTARVITDQTCQHNNDAGRWKSELKPSDRLRELCSSGGGCYRAEKGYMCVTGDLNQCDRAVNSAREWESQHGDWWLWSIVSCGGLRVTITE